In the genome of uncultured Celeribacter sp., the window GCTTTTTCTCACCGCCGGAAAAGCCGACGTTGACCGGACGCTTGAGCATCTCGGCGTCGATCTGAAGCGATTTCGCCTTGGCACGGATTTCTTTGAGGAAATCGGTGGCGGACAGCTCTTCCTCACCGCGCGCCTTGCGTTGCGCGTTCACGGCGGTGCGCAGGAAGGTCATGTTGCCAACGCCCGGAATTTCGACCGGGTATTGGAAAGCGAGGAAAAGACCGGCGGCGGCACGCTCTTCGGGTTCCAGCTCAAGGATGTTTTCTCCATTGAGCAGCACTTCGCCCTCGGTCACCTCATAGCCGTCACGGCCCGAGAGCACATAAGAGGTGGTCGACTTGCCAGAGCCGTTCGGCCCCATGATGGCATGCACTTCGCCCTCGCCGACCGTCAGGTCGACGCCTTTGAGGATTTGCTTGTCCTCTTCTTCGAGTTTGACGTGGAGGTTTTTGATTTCCAACATGTTATTGTCCTTTCACGAGGAAGGGCCCGCGCGGGGTGAACCCGGCAGGCGCCTGTGTGTTTTTCATGTGCGTGGAGGTTGTGACGCGCGGGCGCGCCTTATCAGAACGGGAGCCTGATGCGATCAGACGCCCGAAAAATGCAAAAAGATCAACAGGCCGGAGCCCAGTGCGATCAGTTTCAGAAGGCCGGATTTGAGCCCAAGAGCCAAAAGCGTGCGCTTGAGAACCTGCCCCTCTTGGGCCACGGCACGATGGCTGACACCGGAGACGCGTTTGCCCCTCGGCGTGTCCACATCCTGCAGACCCGTGTAGACGGTCGCGCATGTATTCGGCGCGCCGGCCTCGATCCGTCTGATCCTGTCGGCGAATTGCGCATGCTGTTGATGCATCTTGTCCCTGCCCTTCTCTACCCCTTGTCTCATAGGCAGATTGGCCGGGAAATGCGGAAAGATCGTGGCGGGCCACGGGCATTCTTGCGCCACGTCCATATGACGTGGCGTCAGAACAGGACGATGTCTGCGCCGAAGGGATCAGATACGATAGCTTTGCCCGCGAAAATAGAGCGTGCCCGGTTCCGTGGTATGGGTGACGTAATCCACCC includes:
- the sufC gene encoding Fe-S cluster assembly ATPase SufC; protein product: MLEIKNLHVKLEEEDKQILKGVDLTVGEGEVHAIMGPNGSGKSTTSYVLSGRDGYEVTEGEVLLNGENILELEPEERAAAGLFLAFQYPVEIPGVGNMTFLRTAVNAQRKARGEEELSATDFLKEIRAKAKSLQIDAEMLKRPVNVGFSGGEKKRNEILQMAMLEPKLCILDETDSGLDVDAMKLVSDGVNALRDGKRSFIVITHYQRLLDHIKPDVVHIMSNGRIIKSGGPELALEVENNGYADLLAEVEQA